Proteins encoded within one genomic window of Brassica rapa cultivar Chiifu-401-42 chromosome A09, CAAS_Brap_v3.01, whole genome shotgun sequence:
- the LOC103836726 gene encoding basic leucine zipper 10 — MNSIFSIDDFSDPFWESSPPLDSDSAKALTAEEWTVEMFFEEIASSVTSAPVGSNNNNNNAIVGVSSAQSLPSVSGQNDFEEDSRFLRRDSDDYRRVLENKLETECAATVVALTAGSVKPEDSTGSPETLFQPALSSPLTQGSLVTPGEAGVTSSLLGEVKKTGVPMKQVTSGSSRDYSDDDDLDEENETTGSLKPEDVKKSRRMLSNRESARRSRRRKQEQTCDLETQVNELKGEHSSLLKQLSNMNHKYDDAAVGNRILKADIETLRAKVKMAEETVKRVTGMNPMLLGRSNGHNNNNNRMPLTGNSRMGGSSCIPPFQPQSNPNMGGLTTTILSPRLENTFIPTPSLNSQTNSHLQRIRPTQTHHAAPTTNPYGWTTESQNDSTWPKKCVD; from the exons atgaacaGTATCTTCTCGATCGATGATTTCTCCGATCCCTTTTGGGAATCTTCTCCGCCTCTCGATTCGGACTCGGCCAAGGCCCTCACGGCGGAGGAATGGACCGTGGAGATGTTTTTCGAAGAGATCGCTTCCTCCGTGACCTCTGCGCCTGTCGgatccaacaacaacaacaacaacgcgATCGTCGGAGTCTCGTCGGCGCAGTCTCTTCCTTCCGTCTCCGGACAGAACGATTTCGAGGAAGACAGTCGGTTTCTCCGTCGCGACTCCGATGATTACCGTCGCGTTCTTGAGAACAAGCTTGAGACTGAGTGTGCAGCTACTGTTGTAGCTCTTACG GCTGGTTCTGTGAAGCCTGAAGATTCTACTGGTTCTCCTGAGACTCTGTTTCAACCAGCTCTGTCTAGTCCTCTTACTCAAG GTTCTTTGGTGACGCCTGGAGAAGCTGGTGTCACCTCATCATTACTAGGTGAGGTGAAAAAAACTGGTGTACCGATGAAGCAGGTTACTAGTGGATCATCGAGAGATTATTCTGATGATGATGACCTTGATGAAGAGAATGAAACCACTGGTTCCTTGAAACCAGAGGACGTTAAAAAATCTAGAAG GATGCTTTCAaatcgagagtcagctaggcgGTCTAGAAGGAGAAAACAGGAGCAAACATGTGATCTCGAAACACAG GTAAATGAGCTAAAAGGTGAACACTCCTCACTTCTCAAGCAGCTGAGTAACATGAACCACAAGTATGATGACGCTGCCGTTGGCAATAGAATACTAAAAGCCGACATCGAGACACTAAGAGCTAAG GTGAAAATGGCGGAAGAGACCGTTAAGAGAGTGACAGGAATGAATCCTATGCTTCTCGGTAGATCAAATGgacataacaacaacaacaatagaaTGCCATTAACTGGTAATAGCAGGATGGGTGGTTCTTCATGCATCCCACCTTTTCAACCACAATCAAATCCAAACATGGGGGGGCTAACAACAACCATTCTATCTCCAAGACTCGAAAACACTTTCATTCCTACTCCTTCCTTAAACTCCCAAACTAACTCTCATTTGCAGAGAATAAGACCTACACAAACTCACCATGCTGCTCCAACCACTAACCCCTATGGCTGGACTACTGAATCTCAAAACGATTCAACATG GCCGAAAAAATGTGTGGACTGA
- the LOC103836730 gene encoding MLO-like protein 1 — protein sequence MGGHGEGVSLEFTPTWVVAGVCTIIVAISLAVERLLHHFGTVLKKKKQKPLYEALQKVKEELMLLGFISLLLTVTQGFISKFCVKEDVLMHMLPCSKHEAESSKQHKNATVTEHFQSFLPIVGTTRRLLAEHAAAEAGYCGQKDKIPLLSLEALHHLHIFIFVLAISHVTFCALTVVFGSTRIHQWKKWEDALADENFDTEASLKKKRKVTHVHQHAFIKEHFLGIGKDSFFLGWTQSFFKQFYGSVTKADYVTLRLGFIMTHCKGNPKLNFHKYMMRALEDDFKQVVGISWYLWIFVVIFLLLNVNGWHTYFWIAFIPFILLLAVGTKLEHVISQLAHEVAEKHIAIEGDLVVKPSDEHFWFSKPQVVLFLIHFILFQNAFEIAFFFWIWVTYGFDSCIMGQVRYIVPRLVIGVFIQVLCSYSTLPLYALVSQMGSNFKKAIFEENVQVGLVGWAQKVKNKRELKAAAAASNGNEGSSQAAPPHNPDSGSSAPAPGAGAGFAGIQLSRLRNNAGETQDEITPAAHNNN from the exons TCGCCGGAGTTTGTACCATCATCGTCGCGATCTCTCTGGCCGTGGAGCGTCTGCTCCACCATTTCGGTACTGTtctcaagaagaagaagcagaaacCCCTTTACGAAGCCCTTCAAAAGGTTAAAGAAG AGCTGATGTTGTTAGGCTTCATATCTTTGTTACTGACTGTAACACAAGGGTTCATCTCCAAGTTCTGTGTGAAAGAGGATGTGCTAATGCATATGCTTCCATGTTCAAAACACGAAGCTGAATCTAGTAAACAACATAAGAACGCAACGGTCACAGAACACTTTCAGTCCTTTCTCCCAATTGTTGGAACCACTAGGCGTTTACTAGCTGAACACGCTGCTGCTGAAGCTGGTTACTGTGGCCAAAAG gataAAATACCGTTGCTATCGCTTGAGGCGTTGCACCATCTACACATCTTCATCTTTGTCCTTGCCATTTCCCATGTGACTTTCTGTGCTCTCACCGTGGTTTTTGGAAGCACAAGG ATCCACCAGTGGAAGAAGTGGGAGGATGCGCTTGCAGACGAGAATTTTGACACAGAAGCAT CTcttaagaagaaaagaaaggtcACTCATGTCCACCAACATGCTTTTATCAAAGAGCATTTTCTCGGCATTGGTAAAGATTCATTCTTCCTAGGATGGACg CAATCATTTTTCAAACAGTTCTATGGTTCTGTGACCAAAGCAGACTACGTGACTCTACGCCTTGGTTTCATTATG ACTCATTGTAAAGGAAACCCAAAGCTTAACTTCCACAAGTACATGATGAGAGCTCTTGAGGATGATTTCAAACAAGTTGTTGGTATTAGTTGGTATCTTTGGATCTTCGTCGTCATCTTCTTGCTGCTTAATGTTAATG GATGGCACACATACTTCTGGATAGCATTCATTCCCTTCATT CTGCTTCTTGCTGTGGGAACAAAGTTGGAGCATGTGATATCACAGTTGGCTCACGAGGTTGCGGAGAAACATATAGCCATTGAAGGAGACTTAGTGGTGAAACCGTCAGATGAGCATTTCTGGTTCAGCAAACCTCAAGTTGTTCTCTTCTTGATTCATTTCATCCTCTTCCAGAATGCTTTCGAGATTGCCTTCTTCTTTTGGATTTGG GTTACATATGGATTTGACTCGTGCATTATGGGACAAGTGAGATACATTGTTCCACGATTGGTAATAGG AGTTTTCATTCAAGTGCTTTGTAGTTACAGTACACTGCCTCTTTACGCCCTTGTCTCACAG ATGGGAAGTAACTTCAAGAAAGCGATATTTGAGGAGAATGTGCAGGTTGGTCTTGTTGGTTGGGCACAGAAAgtgaagaacaagagagagctaaaagctgctgctgctgctagtAATGGGAACGAAGGAAGCTCTCAGGCTGCTCCTCCTCATAATCCTGATTCTGGTTCTTCTGCTCCTGCTCCTGGAGCTGGTGCAGGTTTTGCAGGAATCCAGCTCAGCAGGTTAAGAAACAACGCAGGGGAGACACAAGATGAGATTACACCTGCTGCTCATAACAACAATTGA
- the LOC103836728 gene encoding tryptophan synthase alpha chain yields the protein MDLLNNPPTTTVGLSESFARLKSQRKVALIPYITAGDPDLSTTAKALKVLDSCGSDIIELGVPYSDPLADGPAIQAAARRSLLKGTNFNSIITMLKEVIPQLSCPIALFTYYNPILRRGIENYMTIIKDAGVHGLLVPDVPLEETETMRKEAQKHQIELVLLTTPTTPKERMNAIVEATQGFIYLVSSVGVTGTRESVNEHVQSLLQQIKEATSKPVAVGFGISKPEHVKQVAEWGADGVIVGSAMVKILGEAESLEKGLKELEVFTKSLKSALDS from the exons ATGGATCTTCTCAACAACCCTCCCACAACAACAGTGGGTCTATCAGAGTCTTTCGCTAGGCTAAAGTCACAACGCAAA GTGGCTCTGATTCCATATATAACAGCTGGTGATCCAGATCTTTCCACAACAGCTAAAGCTCTCAAAGTTCTCGACTCTTGCGGCTCCGACATTATCGAACTCGGTGTTCCTTACTCTGACCCTTTAGCTGATGGTCCAGCAATCCAG GCTGCTGCGAGACGTTCTTTGCTTAAAGGAACCAACTTTAACTCCATAATCACTATGCTCAAAGAG GTTATACCTCAGTTATCTTGTCCTATTGCATTGTTTACTTATTACAACCCGATCCTAAGGCGAGGGATTGAGAACTACATGACTATCATAAAGGATGCTGGAGTTCATG GGCTTCTTGTTCCTGATGTTCCACTTGAAGAGACTGAGACTATGCGTAAAGAAGCTCAAAAGCATCAGATTGAACTT GTACTGCTGACAACACCCACAACCCCAAAAGAACGAATGAATGCCATTGTTGAAGCAACCCAAGGATTCATCTATCTT GTGAGTTCAGTAGGAGTTACTGGAACGAGAGAGTCTGTTAACGAACATGTTCAGTCTCTTCTACAACAAATCAAAGAGGCTACAAGCAAGCCAGTCGCCGTTGGATTTGGCATATCAAAACCTGAGCATGTGAAACAG GTAGCTGAGTGGGGAGCAGATGGAGTCATTGTAGGAAGCGCAATGGTCAAGATATTGGGAGAGGCTGAATCACTTGAGAAAGGACTCAAAGAGCTTGAAGTCTTCACTAAGTCTTTAAAGTCTGCTCTGGACTCCTGA
- the LOC103836729 gene encoding V-type proton ATPase subunit F, with protein sequence MAGRASIPARNSALIAMIADEDTVVGFLMAGVGNVDIRRKTNYLIVDSKTTVRQIEDAFKEFSSRDDIAIILISQYVANMIRFLVDSYNKPVPAILEIPSKDHPYDPAHDSVLSRVKYLFSAESVSQR encoded by the exons ATGGCTGGGAGAGCTTCGATCCCTGCTCGCAACTCTGCCCTCATCGCTATGATCGCCGACGAG GACACTGTAGTTGGATTTTTGATGGCTGGAGTTGGTAATGTTGACATCAGGAGGAAGACAAACTACCTCATCGTGGATTCAA aGACAACGGTGAGGCAAATTGAGGATGCTTTCAAGGAATTCTCATCGAGAGATGATATTGCTATCATCCTCATCAGCCAATAC GTTGCCAATATGATCCGTTTCTTGGTGGATAGCTACAACAAGCCAGTTCCTGCGATTCTGGAGATCCCTTCCAAGGACCATCCTTATGATCCTGCTCATGACTCAGTTCTCTCCCGTGTCAAGTACCTCTTCTCTGCTGAGTCTGTGTCACAGCGTTAA
- the LOC103836725 gene encoding putative clathrin assembly protein At4g02650 yields MSSSKLRRAIGAVKDQTSVGLAKVGGRSSSLTELEVAIVKATRHDEYPAEEKYVREILSLTSYSRNYVSACVSILSRRLNRTKNWSVALKALILIQRMLTQGDKAYEEEVFFATRRGTRLLNMSDFRDADGSDSWDYSAFVRTYALYLDERLDFRMQRRKGKNGDGSGGGDDDSGDEEEDDHREANANVRSRALVVKTKPVKEMKTEKIFIRVQHLQQLLDRFLACRPTGNAKNNRVVIVALYPIVKDSFQIYCNVTEIMGVLIDRFMELDVHDSIKVYDIFSRVSKQLDELDPFHGWCKKMGVARSSEYPELEKITQKKLDIMDEFIKDKSLLAAQALMSPSRKSNKSEEEEVKDIQEDLNAVKALPAPEQEEEEEEKEETETKKDVQEVVSRQDQEGDLLGLTGEAGDTTLSVGDSLALALFDGAVATEAASGPGWEAFDDDSADWETALVKSATRLSAQKSELGGGFDHLLLDGMYQYGAVNAAVNAYGSSGSASSVAFGSAGRPAASMLALPAPPPTSNGNGGRSLVTMDPFAASLEVVPPSYVQMSDMEKKQRLVMEEQMMWDQYNRNGRLGYMQNQQQHFHVPYSMGPYSYTPHY; encoded by the exons ATGTCTTCGAGCAAGCTAAGACGCGCCATAGGAGCCGTGAAAGACCAGACAAGCGTAGGGCTAGCCAAGGTCGGAGGCCGAAGCAGCTCCTTAACGGAGCTCGAAGTAGCCATCGTGAAGGCCACGCGGCACGACGAGTATCCAGCCGAGGAGAAGTACGTGAGAGAGATCCTAAGCCTAACGTCCTACTCACGCAACTACGTGAGCGCCTGCGTCTCGATCCTCTCGAGGCGTCTCAACAGGACCAAGAACTGGTCGGTCGCTCTCAAGGCCTTGATTTTGATCCAAAGGATGCTGACGCAAGGGGACAAGGCCTACGAGGAAGAGGTCTTCTTCGCGACGAGGCGCGGGACCAGGCTGCTCAACATGTCGGATTTTAGAGACGCGGATGGGTCTGATTCGTGGGATTATTCTGCTTTTGTGAGGACGTATGCTTTGTATTTGGACGAGCGGCTTGATTTTCGGATGCAGAGAAGGAAAGGGAAAAACGGTGATGgtagtggtggtggtgatgatgattcgggtgatgaggaagaagatgatcatCGAGAGGCCAATGCAAATGTTCGTTCGAGAGCTCTTGTGGTGAAGACTAAGCCGGTCAAAGAGatgaaaacagagaagatctttaTTAGAGTGCAACACTTGCAACAGCTTCTTGATCGGTTCTTGGCTTGTCGTCCAACAG GTAATGCAAAGAACAACCGAGTTGTAATCGTGGCTCTGTACCCAATAGTGAAAGACAGTTTTCAGATATATTGCAACGTAACAGAGATAATGGGAGTGTTGATAGATCGATTCATGGAACTAGACGTTCATGACTCGATCAAAGTCTATGACATTTTCTCTAGAGTTTCTAAACAGTTGGACGAGTTAGATCCGTTTCACGGATGGTGTAAGAAAATGGGAGTTGCAAGATCTTCAGAGTATCCAGAACTTGAGAAGATCACGCAGAAGAAGCTTGATATCATGGATGagtttataaaagataaatctCTTTTAGCTGCACAAGCTCTAATGTCACCATCAAGAAAGTCTAACAAATCTGAGGAAGAGGAAGTCAAAGACATTCAAGAAGATTTAAACGCCGTTAAAGCATTACCAGCACCGGAgcaggaagaggaagaagaggaaaaggaagaGACCGAAACAAAGAAAGATGTTCAAGAAGTGGTTTCAAGACAAGATCAAGAAGGTGATTTGTTGGGTTTAACTGGTGAAGCGGGTGATACAACATTGTCGGTTGGTGATAGTTTGGCGTTAGCGTTGTTCGATGGTGCGGTTGCGACTGAGGCTGCGTCTGGACCGGGATGGGAAGCATTTGATGATGATTCGGCGGATTGGGAGACTGCTCTGGTGAAATCAGCGACGAGATTGTCGGCACAGAAAAGTGAGCTTGGAGGTGGTTTTGATCATTTGTTGCTTGATGGAATGTATCAGTACGGTGCGGTTAATGCGGCGGTTAATGCTTATGGAAGTAGTGGGAGTGCAAGTAGCGTTGCGTTTGGTTCTGCAGGAAGACCAGCAG CTTCAATGTTGGCACTGCCCGCGCCACCACCAACGTCCAACGGAAACGGAGGCAGAAGTCTGGTGACCATGGACCCGTTCGCGGCGTCTCTAGAGGTGGTTCCACCGTCGTACGTGCAGATGAGTGATATGGAGAAAAAACAAAGATTGGTAATGGAAGAACAAATGATGTGGGATCAATACAACAGAAATGGAAGACTAGGTTACATGCAAAACCAACAACAACATTTTCATGTTCCATACTCCATGGGACCTTATTCTTACACACCTCActactga
- the LOC103836727 gene encoding probable serine/threonine-protein kinase At1g01540, whose protein sequence is MAESHSLNTQLSTRTSIFGLRLWIVLGVCVGAAIVILLFLISLWFIHRRSNNKALESHTVVPVVSKEIRVDPIQPDPTPTPETTTNHREDDNKIHIDIGKDHRISFPERGGWSGSGSGSGPDQAACSGPEVSHLGWGHWYTLRELEVSTDGFSDKHVIGQGGYGIVYRGVLEDKSIVAIKNLLNNRGQAEKEFKVEVEAIGRVRHKNLVRLLGYCVEGEHRMLVYEYVDNGNLEQWLHGDALGAKSPLTWEIRMNIVLGTAKGLMYLHEGLEPKVVHRDIKSSNILLDKQWNAKVSDFGLAKLLGSEMSYVTTRVMGTFGYVAPEYASTGMLNERSDVYSFGVLVMEMISGRNPVDYSRPVGEVNLVEWLKRMVSNREAEGVLDPRLVDKPSLRSLKRTLLVALRCVDPNAQKRPKMGHVIHMLEAEDLVSRDDRRNSGGGGGGGDPRRSPRKMNVAESEDESVNSILIKNDQLASDKEESQ, encoded by the coding sequence ATGGCGGAGTCTCATTCTCTCAACACTCAGCTCTCGACCCGCACTTCCATCTTCGGTCTGCGTTTATGGATCGTTCTCGGCGTTTGCGTCGGAGCCGCAATCGTTATTCTCCTCTTCCTCATCTCTCTCTGGTTCATCCACCGAAGAAGCAACAACAAAGCTCTCGAGTCTCACACCGTCGTCCCCGTAGTCTCCAAGGAGATTCGGGTCGACCCAATTCAACCCGACCCGACCCCCACACCCGAGACGACAACAAACCACCGTGAAGACGACAACAAAATCCACATCGACATCGGAAAAGACCACCGTATCTCCTTCCCGGAGCGCGGCGGTTGGTCCGGGTCAGGGTCCGGGTCAGGACCCGACCAGGCTGCCTGTTCGGGTCCTGAGGTTTCTCATTTAGGTTGGGGGCATTGGTACACTCTAAGAGAGCTCGAGGTTTCCACCGATGGTTTCTCCGACAAGCACGTGATCGGACAAGGAGGGTACGGGATTGTCTACCGAGGCGTCCTCGAGGATAAATCGATAGTCGCTATAAAGAATCTTCTCAACAACAGAGGGCAGGCTGAGAAAGAGTTTAAAGTCGAGGTCGAAGCGATAGGTAGAGTGCGGCACAAGAATCTCGTGAGGCTCCTTGGTTACTGCGTCGAAGGAGAGCATAGGATGCTTGTTTACGAGTATGTTGATAACGGGAACTTAGAGCAGTGGCTTCACGGCGATGCGTTGGGAGCTAAGAGTCCTCTCACGTGGGAGATTAGAATGAACATCGTTCTCGGGACGGCTAAAGGGTTGATGTATTTACACGAAGGTCTTGAACCTAAGGTTGTTCATAGAGATATCAAGTCTAGTAATATCTTGCTCGACAAGCAATGGAACGCGAAGGTTTCGGATTTTGGTTTAGCTAAGCTATTGGGGTCGGAGATGAGCTACGTGACTACTCGTGTGATGGGTACTTTTGGTTACGTGGCTCCTGAGTATGCTAGTACGGGGATGTTGAACGAGAGGAGCGATGTTTACAGCTTCGGTGTTCTTGTTATGGAGATGATATCCGGGAGGAACCCTGTGGATTACAGCAGGCCTGTCGGAGAGGTGAACCTTGTGGAGTGGCTGAAGAGAATGGTGTCGAATCGTGAAGCGGAAGGGGTTTTGGATCCGAGGCTGGTGGACAAACCGTCTTTGAGGTCGTTGAAGCGTACGCTTTTGGTGGCTTTGAGATGTGTTGATCCTAATGCTCAGAAGAGACCAAAGATGGGTCATGTCATTCACATGCTTGAGGCTGAGGACTTGGTGTCGAGAGATGATCGGAGAAACTCCGGCGGCGGCGGGGGAGGAGGTGATCCGAGAAGGTCACCGAGGAAGATGAATGTGGCGGAATCAGAGGATGAGAGTGTTAATTCCATTCTGATCAAGAATGACCAGTTAGCTTCGGACAAGGAGGAGAGTCAGTGA